From a single Solanum dulcamara chromosome 4, daSolDulc1.2, whole genome shotgun sequence genomic region:
- the LOC129884332 gene encoding methyl-CpG-binding domain-containing protein 5-like has translation MTHEPFVWNLSRFSTFPVPFYGSLLLIVEPNTVREGPPERSNWLPENWKFQAVLRTSGATAGIIDKYYYEPISGNKFRSKNELLYFLEMGEKRKKENTESSSTVSAPSEIPESKTRKSNSKTKKVSTPFYFDSANPPKSVCWTQTDSYEDTWEASINGYMISEIEKQEWNAVFTSVSKLKISSTKKEK, from the exons ATGACTCATGAACCCTTTGTGTGGAACCTTTCTCGTTTTTCCACTTTTCCAGTTCCGTTCTATGGAAGCCTTCTACTGATTGTGGAGCCTAATACTGTCCGTGAAGGACCTC CTGAGAGGTCGAATTGGTTGCCGGAGAACTGGAAGTTCCAAGCAGTACTTCGCACTTCAGGCGCCACTGCCGGAATTATTGATAAATACTATTATGAGCCGATCTCTGGAAATAAATTCCGATCAAAGAATGAGTTGCTTTATTTTCTAGAAATGGGTGAAAAGCGCAAGAAGGAAAACACTGAGAGTAGCAGTACTGTTTCTGCACCATCTGAGATACCCGAAAGCAAAACGAGAAAGAGCAACTCGAAAACAAAGAAAGTTAGTACTCCTTTTTACTTTGATTCTGCAAATCCACCGAAGAGCGTGTGCTGGACTCAGACAGATAGTTATGAAGATACTTGGGAAGCTTCTATCAATGGATACATGATTTCTGAGATTGAAAAACAAGAATGGAATGCTGTCTTCACAAGTGTATCGAAGCTCAAGATAAGCAgcacaaaaaaagagaaatag